A region from the Roseovarius sp. S88 genome encodes:
- a CDS encoding IS1182 family transposase: MMGTQRVEAQLFYEFDLDAHVPPNHVLREIDRFLDMGDMREKLKPFYSHTGRPSIDPELIVRMLVIGYVMGIRSERRLCQEVHLNLAYRWFCRLGLEDKVPDHSSFSRYRHGKFRDSDMLRHIFEATVERCLKEDLVSGEGFAVDASLIPADANKARSIAAKDWSEDVARAASNRAAKEYLETLDDAAFGAASPVQPKFVAKSDPAAQWTRAEESRPYFAYATNYLIDTKSSVIMDVEATRAIRQAEVGASQTMLDRTESRFGIRPDWLAADTAYGSSDNLGWLVKKRGIIPFIPVIDHSNRKDGAWTRFEFEYDEANDQYICPEGFALKQFRRNYSDPNRGKNVRGTRKYRALKSDCQSCPSKEKCCPNAACRSVSREEHEDARDFARSSRKSKAYKVSRDKRKKVEMLFAHLKRILNLTRLRLRGPNGAKDEFLLAAIAQNLRKLAKLRPKTVQTEATA, from the coding sequence ATGATGGGCACTCAAAGGGTGGAAGCGCAGCTGTTTTATGAGTTCGATTTGGACGCTCATGTGCCGCCCAATCACGTGCTGAGAGAGATCGACCGCTTCCTCGACATGGGTGACATGCGTGAGAAGCTGAAACCCTTCTACAGCCATACCGGCCGCCCTTCGATTGATCCCGAGCTCATCGTTCGGATGCTGGTGATTGGTTATGTGATGGGCATCCGCTCAGAACGCCGTCTTTGCCAAGAGGTGCATCTCAATTTGGCCTACCGCTGGTTTTGCCGGCTCGGGTTGGAGGACAAGGTGCCTGACCATTCGTCCTTCTCGCGTTACCGCCATGGCAAGTTCCGTGACAGCGACATGCTGCGTCACATTTTCGAGGCGACAGTTGAGCGCTGCCTGAAGGAAGACCTTGTGTCTGGCGAAGGCTTTGCCGTCGATGCCAGCCTGATACCGGCGGATGCTAACAAAGCCCGTTCCATTGCGGCCAAGGACTGGAGTGAAGACGTTGCCCGGGCAGCTAGCAACCGCGCTGCCAAGGAATATCTCGAAACGCTGGATGATGCGGCATTCGGAGCCGCTTCTCCTGTTCAACCGAAGTTCGTAGCCAAGTCCGATCCAGCTGCCCAATGGACGCGCGCCGAAGAGAGCCGCCCGTACTTTGCATATGCCACGAACTATCTAATCGACACCAAAAGCTCGGTCATCATGGACGTTGAAGCCACTCGGGCAATCCGGCAGGCTGAAGTAGGTGCCTCTCAAACAATGCTAGATCGCACCGAAAGCCGCTTCGGTATAAGACCGGATTGGCTGGCTGCAGACACTGCCTATGGCTCCAGCGACAACCTAGGCTGGCTGGTTAAGAAGCGCGGGATCATCCCCTTCATCCCGGTGATCGATCATTCGAACCGCAAAGACGGGGCATGGACGCGGTTCGAGTTTGAATATGACGAAGCCAACGACCAATACATTTGCCCGGAAGGCTTCGCGCTCAAACAGTTCCGACGCAACTACTCCGATCCCAATCGCGGTAAGAACGTTCGTGGCACCCGGAAATACCGAGCCCTCAAGTCCGATTGTCAGAGTTGTCCATCGAAAGAGAAGTGCTGCCCTAATGCGGCTTGCAGATCGGTCAGTCGGGAAGAGCACGAGGATGCACGGGACTTCGCGCGATCCAGCCGTAAGTCGAAAGCGTACAAAGTCAGCCGTGACAAACGGAAGAAAGTTGAGATGCTCTTCGCGCACCTCAAGCGCATCCTGAACTTGACCAGATTGCGATTGCGAGGGCCCAACGGGGCCAAAGATGAGTTCCTTCTCGCAGCTATCGCGCAGAACCTCAGAAAGCTCGCCAAGCTCAGGCCCAAGACCGTCCAAACGGAGGCCACCGCATGA